The following are from one region of the Scylla paramamosain isolate STU-SP2022 chromosome 23, ASM3559412v1, whole genome shotgun sequence genome:
- the LOC135112431 gene encoding cilia- and flagella-associated protein 251-like — protein sequence MEEREEQAQNRPSDYVPEESSELETPSEEESAPESYLKQDYEYEPESEATSESDMEDERDASFEQDEEEEQEEPEHEKEQSESEETNEEERHQHSKKWMQREISNEEEEDEKDAESDIHSKKLYAPKKRRKRKMQKVVSSDKEIGEKDAENDIPERRGEEEGMIVISLEEEEEEKDAE from the exons atggaggagagggaggaacaagcccagaatcgtccaag CGACTACGTGCCCGAGGAATCGTCCGAACTGGAGACTCCATCCGAGGAAGAATCTGCGCCAGAGTCTTACCTCAAGCAGGACTACGAATACGAACCCGAGTCAGAGGCGACGAGCGAGTCAGACATGGAGGACGAGAGGGACGCCTCCTTCgagcaagacgaggaggaggaacaagaagagccGGAACATGAGAAGGAACAGTCTGAAAGCGAAGAGACTAATGAAGAAGAGCGGCACCAACACAg caagaaatggatgcagagagagatatccaacgaagaagaggaggatgagaaggatgcagagagtgatATTCATTCCAAGAAGTTATATGCTccgaaaaagaggagaaagagaaagatgcagAAAGTGGTGTCCTCCGATAAAGagataggagagaaggatgcagagaatgATATTCccgaaagaagaggagaagaagaaggaatgatagTGATATCcctcgaagaagaggaggaagagaaggatgcagagtga
- the LOC135111974 gene encoding trichohyalin-like — protein MASSDNNNNSDYYTLLGVSRGATPEEIRKAYRRLALLHHPDKNPASVREATVKFQRIQAAVETLCDPKKKNAYDRECRQREKKRKRDDSCRKREHKRRREEEHHEHSHHRERGNDKRRRKQEEERRKRYQKRRRRQARVYSSDEDEEEDLQDDVHEEESSEHSECTEESSDEEEERVYGAYEHDPDYETETDEDSASCSDYVSEESSELETPSEEESEPETSQEQDSEYEPESEATSESDMEDESDASSEQDEEEEQKEAEHEEEQSENEETNGEERHQHRHGKRKTQEEDEEFKQREKKMRREREDSRHEENDEEWRHEESHDKRKREKEDNGEEFTQRGKKMRGDGEESDDEENYEEGSHKERHDKRKREEEEKKEFTQRGKKMKKIRKTKKGKKNRNTMTMTKTMNTKNRRTTTKTKRRKKSLKTRRKKKYPKKKISNTKKRRKTLNTKRRRKQRAKMAGQKRRKNRRQTLRWRRHQREEAERGRRNESGAKRRKGLEPVRRAGEAEHESNKGE, from the coding sequence ATGGCATcaagtgacaacaacaacaacagcgattaCTACACACTCCTCGGCGTGAGCCGCGGCGCCACGCCCGAGGAAATCAGGAAAGCGTACCGGCGGCtcgccctcctccaccacccggACAAGAACCCGGCCAGCGTGCGGGAGGCGACGGTCAAGTTCCAGCGTATCCAGGCCGCCGTGGAGACGCTCTGCGACCCCAAGAAGAAAAACGCGTACGACAGAGAGTGCCGCCagcgagagaaaaagaggaagagggacgaCAGCTGCAGGAAGAGGGAgcacaagagaaggagggaagaagagcacCACGAACACAGCCATCACAGAGAACGAGGGAAcgacaagaggagaaggaagcaggaagaggagaggcgcAAGAGGTATCAGAAGAGGCGGCGACGACAAGCAAGAGTCTACAGTTCtgatgaggacgaggaagaagatttACAAGACGACGTTCATGAGGAAGAGAGCAGCGAGCACAGCGAATGCACGGAAGAGAGTTctgacgaagaagaggaacgtGTGTATGGGGCGTACGAACACGACCCAGATTACGAGACGGAGACGGATGAAGACTCCGCTTCCTGCAGCGACTACGTGTCCGAGGAATCTTCCGAGCTGGAGACTCCGTCCGAGGAAGAGTCTGAACCAGAGACTTCCCAAGAGCAGGACTCCGAATACGAACCCGAGTCCGAGGCGACGAGCGAGTCAGACATGGAGGACGAGAGCGACGCCTCCTCCGagcaagatgaggaggaggaacaaaaagaggCGGAACATGAGGAGGAACAGTCTGAAAACGAAGAGACTAATGGAGAAGAGCGGCACCAACACAggcatggaaagagaaagacacaggaggaggatgaagaattTAAGCaacgtgaaaagaaaatgagacgagagagagaagattccAGACacgaagaaaatgatgaagaatgGCGGCACGAAGAGAgtcatgataaaagaaagagagagaaagaggataatggTGAAGAATTTACACAacgtggaaagaaaatgaggggagACGGAGAAGAATCCGATgacgaagaaaattatgaagaaggGTCGCACAAGGAAAGGCatgacaaaagaaagagagaggaagaagagaaaaaagagtttACACAAcgtggtaaaaaaatgaaaaagattcggaagacgaaaaaagggaagaagaatcgGAACACGATGACAATGACGAAAACTATGAACACAAAGAACAGGAGGACGACTAcgaagacgaaaaggagaaagaagagtctgaagacgaggaggaagaagaaatatccGAAAAAGAAGATTTCGaatacgaagaagaggagaaagactctgaatacgaagaggaggaggaaacaacgAGCGAAAATGGCGggtcagaagaggaggaagaacaggcgTCAGACGCTGAGGTGGAGGCGACAtcagagagaggaagcagagagaggaaggagaaacgaaagcggagcaaagaggaggaaggggctgGAGCCAGTAAGAAGAGCAGGCGAGGCTGAGCACGAGAGCAACAAAGGCGAATAG